The proteins below are encoded in one region of Phaseolus vulgaris cultivar G19833 chromosome 1, P. vulgaris v2.0, whole genome shotgun sequence:
- the LOC137816415 gene encoding uncharacterized protein At1g01500: MEGSFDSPYNGEAGNKSLQIIKYSPYKPFTMMPSPWFDLRVFYVRVSRIQVDESTPEFLSLHHIPLSPDTLLEVNGVRSSIHCDGESSVLRRDRVDKKSEEATFVNTDSIRFTGSMKFEVYDKELCILSGVLEMSDTNGFDGESKSSVKRWSMSCQTEMAPGCGFFKGKYVAVTELPCPEIELYVAGSFSGTPIILTKTLQISCRKKHNRKCALDAIPEYETTELLHKDVSDHGHDLQLVDYRRSFKAEQEEDYNSMYWQRTAYVDGEDGELSWFNAGVRVGVGIGLGICVGVGIGVGLLARSYQATTRNFKRRFI, encoded by the exons ATGGAAGGATCTTTTGATTCACCATACAATGGAGAAGCTGGTAACAAAAGCCTTCAGATCATTAAATACTCTCCTTATAAACCCTTCACCATGATGCCATCACCTTGGTTTGATCTAAGAGTGTTTTATGTGAGAGTGAGTAGAATTCAGGTTGATGAATCCACCCCAGAGTTTCTCTCTCTGCATCATATTCCTCTTAGTCCTGATACCCTTCTGGAGGTGAATGGTGTTAGGAGCAGCATTCACTGTGATGGAGAGTCTTCAGTTCTGAGAAGGGATAGAGTGGATAAGAAATCTGAGGAAGCTACCTTTGTTAACACAGATAGTATACGTTTTACTGGGAGTATGAAGTTTGAGGTTTATGATAAGGAGCTTTGCATTCTCTCTGGGGTTCTGGAGATGTCTGATACCAATGGTTTTGATGGGGAATCAAAAAGCAGTGTGAAGAGATGGAGCATGAGTTGTCAAACAGAAATGGCACCTGGTTGTGGCTTCTTCAAGGGAAAATATGTTGCTGTGACTGAATTGCCTTGCCCTGAAATTGAGCTTTATGTTGCTGGCAGCTTCTCAGGAACACCTATAATCTTAACTAAGACACTGCAAATCAGTTGCCGAAAGAAACATAATAGGAAATGTGCCTTGGATGCCATTCCAGAATACGAAACAACTGAACTTCTTCACAAAGATGTATCTGATCATGGACATGATTTGCAG CTTGTTGACTACAGAAGAAGCTTCAAAGCAGAACAAGAAGAGGATTACAACAGCATGTATTGGCAAAGAACAGCATATGTAGATGGGGAAGATGGTGAACTATCATGGTTCAATGCTGGTGTACGCGTTGGTGTTGGAATTGGACTTGGCATCTGTGTAGGAGTTGGTATAGGGGTTGGCTTGTTAGCACGTTCATACCAAGCAACCACTCGTAATTTTaaaaggaggttcatatga
- the LOC137816417 gene encoding uncharacterized protein, which produces MFHHWSSSHQQESSELHAESKMKELKGAIGPLSGHSLKYCTDACLKRYLEARNWNVDKSKKMLGETLKWRSTYKPEEIRWQEVAMEGETGKLYRASFRDRQGRSVLILRPGMQNTTSMENQMRHFVYILENALLDLPPGQEQMAWLIDFTGWSITNNVPLKSARETINILQNHYPERLAVAFLYNPPRVFEAFWKIVKYFLDSKTFQKVKFVYPKNKDSVELMKSYFDEENLPQELGGKSTMRYNHEEFSRLMVQDDLKCAAFWGSDEKLSNHIANGHSAAVFNATSPDTC; this is translated from the exons ATGTTTCATCACTGGAGCAGTTCACATCAACAGGAAAGCAGCGAGCTTCATGCTGAATCAAAG ATGAAGGAGCTGAAGGGTGCAATTGGACCCTTATCAGGGCACAGTTTGAAGTATTGCACTGATGCATGTTTGAAGAGATATTTGGAAGCTCGAAACTGGAATGTAGACAAGTCCAAGAAGATGttgggggagaccctgaagtgGAGATCAACCTATAAACCAGAGGAAATTCGCTGG CAAGAGGTTGCAATGGAAGGGGAGACTGGGAAATTGTATAGAGCAAGTTTTCGTGACAGACAAGGAAGAAGTGTTCTTATTCTGAGACCAGGAATGCAG AACACTACTTCGATGGAGAATCAGATGAGGCATTTTGTGTATATTTTGGAAAACGCCTTGCTTGATCTTCCACCGGGTCAAGAACAAATGGCATGGTTGATAGACTTCACTGGGTGGTCAATAACCAACAATGTGCCCTTGAAATCAGCCAGAGAAACCATCAACATTTTGCAGAACCATTACCCTGAGAGGCTTGCCGTAGCATTTCTTTACAACCCCCCAAGAGTTTTTGAAGCCTTTTGGAAG ATAGTTAAGTACTTCTTGGATAGCAAGACATTTCAGAAGGTGAAGTTTGTGTACCCAAAGAACAAAGATAGTGTGGAGCTCATGAAGTCCTATtttgatgaggaaaaccttccCCAAGAACTAGGTGGAAAAAGCACAATGCGTTATAACCATGAAGAGTTCTCCAGATTAATGGTTCAGGATGATTTGAAATGTGCAGCATTTTGGGGATCTGATGAGAAGCTCTCAAACCACATTGCTAATGGCCATTCTGCAGCAGTTTTCAATGCAACCTCTCCTGACACATGTTAA
- the LOC137816420 gene encoding glucan endo-1,3-beta-glucosidase 7-like: protein MATSLAFLLQFLPFFLIFNLASSESFIGVNYGQVADNLPPPAATAKLLQSTAIGKVRLYGTDPAIIQALANTGIGIVIGAANGDIPGLASDPNFAKTWVNTNVVPYYPASNIILVTVGNEVITSNDTGLVNQMLPAIQNVQGALEAASLGGKVKVSTVHSMAVLRDSEPPSAGRFHPEYNTVLQGLLSFNNATGSPFTINPYPYFAYRSDPGRADNLAFCLFQPNAGRVDPNTNLKYMNMFDAQVDAVRSALDSLGFKNVEIVVAETGWPYKGDTSEAGPSLENAKAYNGNLIAHLRSMVGTPLMPGKSVDTYLFALYDEDLKPGDASERAFGLFNPDQSMIYDAGLTKQQQTNSPVPVSAPTTPDLSKSPVTPKPTKTNSSGTWCVPKAGVSDAELQANLDYACGQGIDCVAIQQGGACFEPNTLLNHAAYAMNLLYQTAGRNPLTCDFSQTAMLSTNNPSYKSCLYAGGNA, encoded by the exons ATGGCAACCTCTCTCGCATTTCTTCTTCAGtttcttcctttctttctcATATTTAACCTTGCAA GTTCTGAATCGTTCATCGGCGTCAACTATGGACAAGTCGCCGACAACCTGCCGCCGCCTGCGGCGACGGCGAAGCTGCTCCAGTCGACGGCAATAGGAAAAGTCCGGCTGTACGGAACTGATCCGGCGATAATACAAGCGCTGGCGAACACGGGAATTGGAATTGTGATCGGCGCGGCGAACGGCGATATTCCGGGGCTGGCGTCGGACCCGAACTTCGCGAAAACGTGGGTGAACACCAACGTGGTGCCGTACTACCCAGCGAGCAACATCATCCTCGTGACTGTTGGCAACGAAGTGATAACCTCGAACGACACGGGCCTCGTGAACCAGATGCTGCCGGCGATCCAGAACGTGCAGGGCGCGCTGGAGGCGGCCTCTCTCGGCGGCAAGGTCAAGGTGTCGACGGTGCACTCGATGGCGGTTCTGAGGGACTCGGAGCCTCCCTCCGCCGGAAGGTTCCACCCTGAGTACAACACCGTTTTGCAGGGGCTGTTGTCGTTTAACAATGCCACGGGCTCGCCCTTCACCATCAACCCTTATCCCTACTTTGCCTACAGAAGCGACCCTGGCAGAGCCGATAACCTTGCTTTCTGCCTCTTTCAGCCTAACGCCGGCCGAGTTGACCCAAACACCAACTTGAAGTACATGAACATGTTCGATGCTCAG GTGGATGCGGTTCGTTCAGCGTTGGATTCTCTGGGGTTCAAGAATGTTGAGATTGTGGTGGCGGAGACAGGGTGGCCATACAAGGGAGACACCAGTGAAGCTGGTCCAAGTCTTGAGAATGCCAAGGCTTATAACGGTAATCTCATTGCACACCTTCGATCTATGGTTGGAACCCCATTGATGCCTGGAAAATCAGTGGACACATACCTTTTTGCTCTCTATGATGAGGACTTGAAGCCCGGAGATGCTTCTGAGAGAGCCTTTGGGCTTTTCAACCCTGATCAATCTATGATCTATGATGCTGGCCTCACCAAACAGCAGCAAACTAACAGCCCCGTGCCAGTATCTGCACCG ACCACTCCGGATCTGTCAAAATCTCCCGTGACTCCAAAGCCAACCAAAACAAATAGTAGTGGAACATGGTGTGTGCCGAAAGCAGGAGTCTCAGATGCAGAGTTACAAGCAAATTTGGACTATGCTTGTGGGCAGGGGATTGATTGTGTCGCAATTCAACAAGGAGGGGCTTGTTTTGAACCTAACACTCTACTAAACCATGCTGCATATGCCATGAATCTACTGTATCAAACTGCTGGACGGAATCCATTGACTTGTGATTTCTCTCAAACAGCCATGTTATCAACGAATAATCCAA GTTACAAGAGTTGTCTTTATGCTGGTGGAAATGCCTAA